One part of the Esox lucius isolate fEsoLuc1 chromosome 10, fEsoLuc1.pri, whole genome shotgun sequence genome encodes these proteins:
- the lpcat1 gene encoding lysophosphatidylcholine acyltransferase 1: MKLSNNQHLSENGDGSDLNPPLRNPFVHELRFTPLEKIRIGVMTVTVFPVRLLFAAFLMLLAWPFAFAATLGRSELAVEEQTWWRRLCDTALRVIMRAMWFCGGFHWVTVKGRPAPPSQAPILTLAPHSSYFDAIPITMTMASIVMKTESKNIPLWGTLIKFIRPVFVSRSDQDSRRKTVEEIKRRAHGVGEWPQIMIFPEGTCTNRSCLITFKPGAFIPAVPVQPVVLRYPNKMDTITWTWQGPGAFEILWLTLCQFHNPIEIEYLPLYTPSEEEKNNPALFANNVRSIMAKALELPVTDLSFDDCQLSLATGPLRVPSNSSLLQFNRLARRLGLRTSTTDAMLQLAANRARKLWGDRLGLEDFAQYLDLPVTDMLTELHGLFNRHGDGLIDVREYVIALSVVCRPSKAMDTLRLAFGMYGAEEDGAIMEKELASILRMALGVPEVDVTELFTAIDTHNTGKITYDEIHRFVEQHPDFSHEYLLPSRATPSIPHTAALVNGFSGDSRDTEDQTCSLPGQKRKED, from the exons ATCGGCGTCATGACCGTGACGGTCTTCCCAGTCCGGCTGCTGTTTGCGGCGTTCCTCATGTTGCTAGCTTGGCCCTTTGCCTTCGCCGCCACCCTAGGACGATCTGAGCTGGCCGTGGAGGAGCAGAcctggtggaggag GCTCTGTGACACGGCCCTGAGGGTGATCATGCGCGCCATGTGGTTCTGTGGAGGATTCCACTGGGTGACGGTGAAGGGTCGGCCGGCCCCGCCCTCGCAGGCCCCCATCCTCACCCTGGCCCCCCACTCGTCCTACTTCGACGCCATCCCCATAACCATGACCATGGCCTCCATCGTCATGAAGACCGAGAGCAAGAACATCCCCCTCTGGGGCA CTCTGATAAAGTTCATCAGGCCAGTGTTCGTGTCGCGGTCGGACCAGGATTCCCGTAGGAAGACCGTGGAAGAGATTAAACGCAGAGCCCACGGTGTAGGGGAGTGGCCTCag ATCATGATATTTCCGGAGGGGACGTGCACAAACAGATCCTGCCTCATCACATTCAAGCCTG GAGCCTTCATTCCAGCAGTTCCGGTTCAACCAGTAGTTCTGCGATACCCCAACAAAATG GATACCATAACGTGGACTTGGCAAGGCCCTGGAGC TTTTGAGATACTATGGCTGACATTGTGCCAGTTCCACAACCCCATAGAGATTGAG TATCTGCCTCTCTACACTCCttcagaggaggagaagaacaaCCCTGCTCTCTTCGCGAACAATGTCCGAAGCATCATGGCCAA GGCACTGGAGCTGCCTGTCACAGATCTGTCGTTTGACGACTGCCAGCTGAGCCTGGCAACAGGCCCGCTGCGTGTCCCTAGCAACAGCAGCCTACTTCAGTTCAACAGACTAGCCAGAAGACTTGG GCTGAGAACAAGTACTACAGATGCCATGTTACAGCTGGCAGCTAACAGAGCCAGGAAGCTTTGGGGAGACCGGCTGGGATTGGAGGACTTTGCTCAGTACCTGGATCTGCCAGTGACAGACATGCTGACGGAGTTACACGGCCTCTTCAACCGG catggagatggccTGATCGACGTCCGGGAGTATGTTATAGCCCTGTCTGTGGTGTGTCGGCCTTCTAAAGCCATGGACACCCTCAGGCTGGCCTTTGGG ATGTATGGGGCAGAGGAGGATGGGGCCATCATGGAAAAGGAGCTGGCGTCCATTTTGAGAATGGCCTTGGGAGTACCAGAGGTTGATGTCACAGAGCTGTTTACAGCCAttgacacacacaacactggcaAGATCACATATg aTGAGATCCATCGGTTTGTGGAGCAGCACCCAGACTTTTCTCATGAGTACCTGCTCCCATCTCGGGCCACACCCTCTATCCCCCACACAGCCGCCCTGGTCAACGGGTTCAGTGGGGACAGCCGTGACACAGAGGACCAGACCTGTAGCCTCCCTGGACAAAAGAGGAAGGAAGACTGA